Proteins from one Micromonospora sp. M71_S20 genomic window:
- a CDS encoding VOC family protein gives MANGGNRPIAPVRKLIAAVLGTVATFVVLFGLGMTSWAIVALGVALLVLAIALATVRGGGRTWVVGVGHVHSASEPPTQYAFGRCELQLVIDAPGLPPRSKKIIEPRVPVAKWPSLGQTLPIRVALDDQRHVRVLWDDVPTHAETAAAVAADLPPEYAGAEPLDDVLIQQEAPPWADRAPDDDFREDYRDDFRDDFRAPVGDPLGDPVGDPLGDPLGGDRVGRPEEREPVVMHQRPGGPVVLEGTLVEQPATGTLPRRATPTPRPPAEERFDAPAPADPLDLPLDDPAPPRDRVRDERISPEELDEAIFGPGPATDVDEEAGETAAAGDEFGAPIAGVGLTLLVTDLPRSLNFYRDLGFTEVDRGSGNAVLASGTTRLVLREVTEAAPISRRLVHVNLEVDDIGSAYERLRGTGVRFTYAPRVVNRGTKLEVWAAAFRDPDGHGIALTQWRERAEA, from the coding sequence GTGGCGAATGGCGGGAACCGGCCCATCGCACCGGTACGCAAGCTGATCGCCGCGGTGCTGGGCACCGTGGCCACCTTCGTCGTCCTCTTCGGCCTCGGCATGACCAGCTGGGCGATCGTGGCGCTCGGGGTCGCCCTGCTGGTGCTGGCCATCGCGCTGGCCACGGTGCGCGGGGGCGGTCGCACCTGGGTGGTCGGCGTCGGGCACGTGCACAGCGCCTCCGAGCCCCCCACCCAGTACGCCTTCGGCCGCTGCGAGCTCCAGCTGGTGATCGACGCCCCGGGGCTGCCACCCCGGTCGAAGAAGATCATCGAGCCGCGGGTGCCGGTGGCGAAGTGGCCGTCGCTGGGTCAGACGCTGCCGATCCGGGTGGCCCTCGACGACCAGCGCCACGTCCGGGTGCTCTGGGACGACGTGCCCACCCACGCGGAGACCGCCGCCGCCGTCGCGGCCGACCTGCCGCCCGAGTACGCGGGTGCCGAGCCGCTGGACGACGTGCTGATCCAGCAGGAGGCCCCGCCGTGGGCGGACCGGGCGCCGGACGACGACTTCCGGGAGGACTACCGCGACGACTTCCGGGACGACTTCCGGGCGCCGGTGGGCGATCCGCTGGGCGACCCCGTCGGGGATCCGCTGGGCGATCCGCTCGGTGGGGACCGGGTCGGGCGGCCCGAGGAGCGCGAGCCCGTCGTGATGCACCAGCGTCCGGGTGGGCCGGTCGTGCTGGAGGGCACGCTCGTCGAGCAGCCCGCCACCGGCACCCTGCCGCGCCGGGCCACGCCGACGCCCCGCCCGCCCGCCGAGGAGCGGTTCGACGCGCCCGCGCCGGCGGATCCGCTCGACCTGCCCCTGGACGATCCCGCCCCGCCGCGCGACCGGGTCCGCGACGAGCGGATCAGCCCGGAGGAACTGGACGAGGCGATCTTCGGTCCGGGCCCGGCGACCGACGTCGACGAGGAGGCCGGGGAGACCGCGGCGGCCGGCGACGAGTTCGGGGCGCCGATCGCCGGAGTGGGGTTGACCCTGCTGGTCACCGACCTGCCCCGCTCGCTCAACTTCTATCGCGACCTGGGCTTCACCGAGGTCGACCGGGGCTCCGGCAACGCGGTGCTCGCCTCCGGCACGACCCGTCTGGTGCTGCGCGAGGTGACCGAGGCGGCGCCGATCAGCCGCCGGCTGGTGCACGTCAACCTCGAGGTCGACGACATCGGTTCCGCGTACGAGCGACTGCGCGGGACGGGCGTCCGGTTCACGTACGCCCCCCGGGTGGTCAACCGGGGCACGAAGCTGGAGGTGTGGGCGGCGGCGTTCCGCGACCCGGACGGCCACGGCATCGCCCTCACCCAGTGGCGGGAACGCGCCGAGGCCTGA
- the ndk gene encoding nucleoside-diphosphate kinase: protein MSSSSPDERTLVLIKPDAVRRGLVGEVISRFERKGLRIDAMVSRTMDGALADEHYAEHVDKPFYPPLKDFMTGGPLVALVLSGDQVIDVVRGLVGATDGRRAAAGTIRGDLSLSNRENLVHASDSPDSAKREIALWFPELV, encoded by the coding sequence GTGTCCAGCAGCAGCCCCGATGAGCGCACCCTCGTACTGATCAAGCCCGACGCGGTCCGCCGCGGGCTGGTCGGCGAGGTGATCTCCCGCTTCGAGCGCAAGGGGCTGCGGATCGACGCGATGGTGTCCCGGACGATGGACGGCGCGCTGGCCGACGAGCACTACGCCGAGCACGTCGACAAGCCGTTCTATCCGCCGCTGAAGGACTTCATGACCGGCGGCCCGCTGGTGGCGCTGGTGCTCTCCGGCGACCAGGTCATCGACGTGGTGCGCGGGCTCGTCGGCGCGACCGACGGGCGGCGCGCGGCGGCCGGCACGATCCGCGGCGACCTGTCGCTGTCCAACCGCGAGAACCTGGTGCACGCCTCCGACTCGCCGGACAGCGCGAAGCGCGAGATCGCGCTCTGGTTCCCCGAGCTGGTCTGA
- a CDS encoding carboxymuconolactone decarboxylase family protein translates to MQRINVAEVAPQAYQAVLGLEKYVRANVGHTVLALVKLRASMLNGCAFCVDMHSRDALATGESDRRLFAVATWREAPFFDERERTALALTDAVTRLGEHGVPDDVWDAAAKVWSEKELADLLMAIATINVWNRIAVTCRTDLPTEA, encoded by the coding sequence ATGCAACGGATCAACGTGGCCGAGGTGGCACCGCAGGCGTACCAGGCCGTGCTGGGGCTGGAGAAGTACGTCCGGGCGAACGTCGGGCACACCGTGCTGGCGCTGGTGAAGCTGCGGGCGTCGATGCTGAACGGCTGCGCGTTCTGCGTCGACATGCACAGCCGCGACGCGCTGGCGACGGGCGAGTCGGACCGGCGGCTCTTCGCCGTCGCCACCTGGCGGGAGGCGCCGTTCTTCGACGAGCGGGAGCGGACCGCGCTGGCGCTCACCGACGCGGTGACCCGGCTCGGCGAGCACGGCGTGCCCGACGACGTCTGGGACGCGGCGGCGAAGGTGTGGTCCGAGAAGGAACTCGCCGACCTGCTGATGGCGATCGCCACCATCAACGTGTGGAACCGGATCGCCGTGACCTGCCGCACCGACCTCCCGACGGAGGCGTGA
- the ileS gene encoding isoleucine--tRNA ligase — MVYPLHDPTAAGVPASPDLPAVERRVLEHWTADKTFEASVEARPAGDQGKNEYVFYDGPPFANGLPHYGHLFTGYVKDVVPRYQTMRGRRVERRFGWDCHGLPAEVVAEKQLGITSKAEILDLGVARFNEACRSSVLEFTHDWERYVTRQARWVDFADDYKTLDLDYMESVMWAFKTLHDKGLVYEGFRVLAYCWRCETPLSNTETRMDDVYRDRHDPTLSVWFALTPDESAPELVRGPVRLGVWTTTPWTLPSNLALAVGPDIEYAVLERDGQRYVVGAARLAAYAKELEGYEQVGTVSGRDLTGRRYTPLFDFLVEQAGPNAYQVLGAEFVTTEDGTGIVHLAPAFGEDDQNVCNAAGIPTIVTVDDHTRFTGLVPPYQGEQVFDVNKPVIRELKERGVVLRQDTYTHSYPHCWRCDTPLVYKAVSSWFVAVTKFKDRMVELNQQINWTPGHIKDGSFGKWLANARDWSISRNRFWGSPIPVWKSDDPNYPRVDVYGSLEEIERDFGVRLSDLHRPAVDDLVRPNPDDPTGKSTMRRVPEVLDCWFESGSMPFAQVHYPFENRDWFEHHYPGDFIVEYIGQTRGWFYTMHVLATALFDRPAFRNCLSHGILLGSDGRKMSKSLRNYPDVYHVFDAYGSDAMRWMLMSSPVLRGGDMAVTEPGIRDAVRQVLLPLWNVWYFFSLYANADGHTARRRTDSTHLLDRYVLAKTNELVSTVQEQMDAYDISGACATVRSYLDALTNWYVRRSRDRFWSGDADAFDTLWTVLETLCRVVAPLAPLTAEEIWRGLTGERSVHLTDWPSAGEFPADHDLVAAMDATREVCSAALSLRKAKGLRVRLPLSTLTVASPVAAQLRPFGDLVADEVNVKAVQFTDEVSAYCQQVLTVVPRALGPRVGKQVQQVIKAVKAGEWELVDGAPVAAGVTLAEGEYELRLVAADAEHSAPLPGGEGVVVLDTEVTPELAAEGLARDVVRVVQQARRDADLDVSDRIVVTVSAAEEVRAAVAAYTDFVAREVLADSVDFADGVDGFTGEVGEGERVTVAVRRV, encoded by the coding sequence ATGGTCTATCCGTTGCACGACCCGACCGCCGCCGGCGTCCCGGCGAGCCCGGACCTGCCCGCGGTCGAGCGCCGGGTCCTGGAGCACTGGACGGCCGACAAGACCTTCGAGGCCTCCGTCGAGGCCAGGCCGGCCGGCGACCAGGGCAAGAACGAGTACGTCTTCTACGACGGCCCGCCGTTCGCCAACGGCCTGCCGCACTACGGCCACCTCTTCACCGGCTACGTGAAGGACGTGGTGCCGCGCTACCAGACGATGCGCGGTCGCCGGGTGGAGCGGCGCTTCGGCTGGGACTGCCACGGCCTGCCCGCCGAGGTGGTCGCCGAGAAGCAGCTCGGCATCACCAGCAAGGCGGAGATCCTCGACCTCGGCGTGGCCCGGTTCAACGAGGCGTGCCGCTCCTCGGTGCTGGAGTTCACCCACGACTGGGAGCGCTACGTCACCCGGCAGGCCCGCTGGGTCGACTTCGCCGACGACTACAAGACCCTCGACCTGGACTATATGGAAAGCGTCATGTGGGCCTTCAAGACCCTGCACGACAAGGGCCTGGTCTACGAGGGCTTCCGGGTGCTGGCGTACTGCTGGCGCTGCGAGACGCCGCTGTCGAACACCGAGACCCGGATGGACGACGTCTACCGGGACCGGCACGACCCGACGCTGTCGGTCTGGTTCGCGCTGACCCCCGACGAGAGCGCCCCGGAGCTGGTGCGCGGGCCGGTGCGGCTCGGCGTCTGGACGACCACGCCGTGGACCCTGCCGTCCAACCTGGCGCTCGCCGTCGGCCCCGACATCGAGTACGCGGTGCTGGAGCGCGACGGTCAGCGGTACGTCGTCGGTGCGGCGCGGCTGGCCGCGTACGCCAAGGAGCTGGAGGGGTACGAGCAGGTCGGCACCGTATCCGGCCGCGACCTCACCGGGCGCCGCTACACCCCGCTGTTCGACTTCCTCGTCGAGCAGGCCGGCCCGAACGCCTACCAGGTGCTCGGCGCGGAGTTCGTCACCACCGAGGACGGCACCGGGATCGTCCACCTGGCCCCGGCCTTCGGCGAGGACGACCAGAACGTCTGCAACGCGGCCGGCATCCCCACCATCGTGACGGTGGACGACCACACCCGGTTCACCGGGCTGGTGCCGCCGTACCAGGGCGAGCAGGTCTTCGACGTCAACAAGCCGGTGATCCGGGAGCTCAAGGAGCGGGGGGTCGTCCTCAGGCAGGACACCTACACCCACTCGTACCCGCACTGCTGGCGCTGCGACACCCCGCTGGTCTACAAGGCGGTGTCGTCGTGGTTCGTCGCGGTGACGAAGTTCAAGGACCGGATGGTCGAACTGAACCAGCAGATCAACTGGACGCCGGGGCACATCAAGGACGGCTCGTTCGGCAAGTGGCTGGCCAACGCCCGGGACTGGTCGATCAGCCGGAACCGGTTCTGGGGCTCGCCGATCCCGGTGTGGAAGTCCGACGACCCGAACTACCCGCGGGTGGACGTCTACGGCTCGCTGGAGGAGATCGAGCGCGACTTCGGCGTACGCCTGAGCGACCTGCACCGGCCGGCGGTGGACGACCTGGTCCGCCCCAACCCGGACGACCCGACGGGGAAGTCGACGATGCGCCGGGTGCCGGAGGTGCTGGACTGCTGGTTCGAGTCCGGCTCGATGCCGTTCGCCCAGGTGCACTACCCGTTCGAGAACCGTGACTGGTTCGAGCACCACTACCCGGGCGACTTCATCGTCGAGTACATCGGCCAGACCCGCGGCTGGTTCTACACCATGCACGTGCTGGCCACCGCGCTGTTCGACCGGCCGGCGTTCCGCAACTGCCTCAGTCACGGCATCCTGCTCGGCTCCGACGGGCGCAAGATGTCCAAGAGCCTGCGCAACTACCCGGACGTCTACCACGTGTTCGACGCCTACGGCTCGGACGCGATGCGCTGGATGCTGATGTCCTCGCCGGTGCTGCGCGGCGGCGACATGGCCGTGACCGAGCCGGGCATCCGCGACGCCGTCCGGCAGGTGCTGCTGCCCCTGTGGAACGTCTGGTACTTCTTCTCGCTCTACGCCAACGCCGACGGGCACACCGCACGGCGTAGGACGGACAGTACCCACCTGCTCGACCGGTACGTGCTGGCGAAGACCAACGAGCTGGTGTCGACGGTCCAGGAGCAGATGGACGCGTACGACATCTCCGGCGCCTGCGCCACCGTGCGGTCCTACCTGGACGCGCTGACCAACTGGTACGTGCGCCGCTCCCGGGACCGGTTCTGGTCCGGCGACGCCGACGCCTTCGACACCCTGTGGACGGTGCTGGAGACGCTGTGCCGGGTGGTGGCGCCGCTGGCGCCGCTGACCGCCGAGGAGATCTGGCGCGGCCTCACCGGCGAGCGGTCGGTGCACCTGACCGACTGGCCGTCCGCCGGGGAGTTCCCGGCCGACCACGACCTGGTCGCCGCGATGGACGCCACCCGGGAGGTCTGCTCGGCGGCGCTGTCGCTGCGCAAGGCCAAGGGCCTGCGGGTGCGCCTGCCGCTGTCGACGCTGACCGTGGCCTCGCCCGTCGCGGCGCAGCTGCGGCCCTTCGGCGACCTGGTCGCCGACGAGGTCAACGTGAAGGCGGTGCAGTTCACCGACGAGGTGTCCGCGTACTGCCAGCAGGTGCTGACCGTGGTGCCGCGCGCGCTCGGCCCGCGGGTCGGCAAGCAGGTGCAGCAGGTCATCAAGGCGGTCAAGGCGGGGGAGTGGGAGCTGGTCGACGGCGCCCCCGTCGCCGCCGGCGTGACCCTCGCCGAGGGCGAGTACGAGCTGCGCCTGGTCGCCGCCGACGCCGAGCACTCCGCGCCGCTGCCCGGCGGCGAGGGCGTGGTGGTGCTGGACACCGAGGTCACCCCCGAGCTGGCCGCGGAGGGGCTGGCCCGGGACGTCGTGCGGGTGGTGCAGCAGGCCCGCCGCGACGCCGACCTGGACGTCTCGGACCGGATCGTGGTGACGGTGTCGGCCGCCGAGGAGGTGCGCGCGGCGGTGGCCGCGTACACCGACTTCGTGGCCCGGGAGGTGCTGGCCGACTCCGTCGACTTCGCCGACGGGGTGGACGGCTTCACCGGGGAGGTCGGCGAGGGCGAACGGGTGACCGTGGCCGTCCGCAGGGTATGA
- a CDS encoding 1-acyl-sn-glycerol-3-phosphate acyltransferase, with protein sequence MPLLYTIGKLTVAPALRLAFRPTVEGLEHIPDAGGAIFAGNHLSVADELFLGTVVPRHLAFWAKSEYFKGTGPKGALSKYVLTGLGAIPVERAGGRAALSAFDAAIPVLKAGDLVAVYPEGTRSPDGRLYRGRTGAARLAVAAGVPIIPVGMTGTDKAQPIGTRVPRPGRAKITIRFGKPLDFTGRPDDRTSLREMTDEVMAEIQKLTGQEYVPRYAPPRAHSATPGDAPA encoded by the coding sequence GTGCCCCTGCTCTACACCATCGGCAAGCTCACCGTGGCGCCCGCGCTCCGGCTGGCCTTCCGTCCGACCGTGGAGGGGCTGGAGCACATTCCGGACGCGGGGGGCGCGATCTTCGCGGGCAACCACCTCTCGGTCGCCGATGAGCTGTTCCTCGGCACCGTGGTTCCCCGGCACCTGGCGTTCTGGGCCAAGTCGGAGTACTTCAAGGGCACCGGCCCGAAGGGCGCCCTTTCCAAGTACGTGCTCACCGGCCTGGGCGCCATCCCGGTCGAACGGGCCGGCGGTCGCGCGGCCCTGTCCGCGTTCGACGCCGCCATCCCGGTGCTCAAGGCCGGCGACCTGGTCGCGGTCTATCCGGAGGGGACCCGGTCGCCGGACGGTCGGCTCTACCGGGGGCGCACCGGCGCGGCCCGGCTGGCCGTGGCGGCCGGCGTGCCGATCATCCCGGTCGGCATGACGGGCACCGACAAGGCCCAGCCCATCGGCACCCGGGTGCCCCGTCCCGGCCGCGCCAAGATCACCATCCGGTTCGGCAAGCCGCTGGACTTCACCGGCCGGCCGGACGACCGCACCTCGCTGCGCGAGATGACCGACGAGGTCATGGCCGAGATTCAGAAGCTCACCGGCCAGGAGTACGTGCCCCGCTACGCCCCGCCGCGCGCGCACTCCGCCACCCCGGGCGACGCCCCGGCCTGA
- a CDS encoding TIGR03960 family B12-binding radical SAM protein, producing the protein MSVPSTTPRPAAANSVWPRLEPLLPQVTKPIQYVGGELGAVVKDWDAAAVRWALMYPDAYEVGLPNQGVQILYEVLNELPDVLAERTYAVWPDLEKLMRAHGVPQFTVDAHRSVRDFDVFGVSFSTELGYTNLLTAIDLAGIPLLAADRTDADPVIVAGGHAAFNPEPIADFVDAAVLGDGEEAVLEITGIVREWKAEGSPGGRDELLLRLARTESVYVPRFYDVDYLPDGRIQRVVPNRPDVPFRVHKRTTMDLDAWPYPKKPLVPLAETVHERYAVEIFRGCTRGCRFCQAGMITRPVRERSITTVGQMVREGLEFSGFHEVGLLSLSSADHSEIGDMCSGLAQQYEGTNVSLSLPSTRVDAFNIDLAQELSRNGRRTGLTFAPEGGSERIRKVINKMVSKEDLIRTVVTAYTNGWRQVKLYFMCGLPTETDEDVLEIADMAHEVIKAGRAATGSKDIRCTVSIGGFVPKPHTPFQWAPMERPEVIDGRLKMLKQAINADRSLGRAIGFRYHDGEPSLIEGLLSRGDRRVGAVIRRAWENGGRFDGWSEHFSYQRWVEAATEVLPTFGVDLDWYTTRRRDELEVLPWDHLDSGLDKDWLWQDWQDALSEYEQDDCRWTPCFDCGVCPSMDTEIQIGPTGKKLLPLTPINGLKLPTGAQQ; encoded by the coding sequence ATGAGCGTCCCGTCCACCACGCCGCGCCCCGCCGCGGCCAATTCGGTCTGGCCCCGGCTGGAGCCGCTGCTGCCCCAGGTGACCAAGCCCATCCAGTACGTCGGTGGCGAGCTGGGCGCGGTGGTCAAGGACTGGGACGCGGCGGCCGTGCGCTGGGCGCTGATGTATCCCGACGCCTACGAGGTCGGCCTGCCCAACCAGGGCGTGCAGATCCTCTACGAGGTGCTCAACGAGCTGCCCGACGTGCTCGCCGAGCGGACCTACGCGGTCTGGCCGGACCTGGAGAAGCTGATGCGCGCGCACGGCGTGCCGCAGTTCACCGTCGACGCGCACCGCTCGGTGCGCGACTTCGACGTCTTCGGCGTCTCCTTCTCCACCGAGCTGGGCTACACCAACCTGCTCACGGCGATCGACCTGGCCGGCATCCCGCTGCTCGCCGCCGACCGCACCGACGCCGACCCGGTGATCGTGGCCGGCGGCCACGCCGCGTTCAACCCGGAGCCGATCGCCGACTTCGTCGACGCCGCCGTGCTCGGCGACGGCGAGGAGGCGGTGCTGGAGATCACCGGGATCGTGCGGGAGTGGAAGGCCGAGGGCTCCCCGGGCGGGCGCGACGAGCTGCTGCTGCGCCTGGCCCGCACCGAGAGCGTCTACGTGCCGCGCTTCTACGACGTGGACTACCTGCCCGACGGCCGCATCCAGCGGGTCGTGCCGAACCGGCCGGACGTGCCGTTCCGGGTGCACAAGCGCACGACCATGGACCTGGACGCCTGGCCGTACCCGAAGAAGCCCCTGGTGCCGCTCGCGGAGACCGTGCACGAGCGGTACGCGGTGGAGATCTTCCGGGGCTGCACCCGGGGCTGCCGGTTCTGCCAGGCCGGCATGATCACCCGGCCGGTACGTGAGCGCTCCATCACCACCGTCGGGCAGATGGTGCGGGAGGGGCTGGAGTTCTCCGGCTTCCACGAGGTGGGCCTGCTGTCGCTGTCGTCGGCGGACCACTCCGAGATCGGCGACATGTGCTCCGGCCTGGCCCAGCAGTACGAGGGCACCAACGTCTCGCTCTCGCTGCCGTCGACCCGGGTCGACGCGTTCAACATCGACCTCGCGCAGGAGCTGTCCCGCAACGGTCGGCGCACCGGCCTGACCTTCGCCCCCGAGGGCGGGTCGGAGCGGATCCGCAAGGTCATCAACAAGATGGTGTCGAAGGAAGACCTGATCCGCACCGTCGTGACCGCGTACACGAACGGCTGGCGGCAGGTCAAGCTGTACTTCATGTGCGGCCTGCCCACCGAGACCGACGAAGACGTCCTCGAGATCGCGGACATGGCCCACGAGGTCATCAAGGCCGGCCGGGCCGCGACCGGCTCGAAGGACATCCGCTGCACGGTCTCCATCGGCGGATTCGTGCCGAAGCCGCACACCCCGTTCCAGTGGGCGCCGATGGAGCGGCCGGAGGTCATCGACGGCCGGCTCAAGATGCTCAAGCAGGCGATCAACGCGGACCGGTCGCTCGGCCGGGCGATCGGCTTCCGCTACCACGACGGCGAGCCGTCGCTGATCGAGGGCCTGCTCAGCCGGGGCGACCGGCGGGTCGGCGCGGTGATCCGCCGGGCGTGGGAGAACGGCGGCCGGTTCGACGGCTGGAGCGAGCACTTCTCCTACCAGCGCTGGGTGGAGGCGGCGACCGAGGTGCTGCCGACCTTCGGGGTCGATCTCGACTGGTACACCACCCGCCGGCGCGACGAGCTGGAGGTCCTGCCCTGGGACCACCTGGACTCGGGCCTGGACAAGGACTGGCTCTGGCAGGACTGGCAGGACGCGCTCAGCGAGTACGAGCAGGACGACTGCCGGTGGACCCCGTGCTTCGACTGCGGCGTCTGCCCGTCGATGGACACCGAGATCCAGATCGGCCCGACCGGGAAGAAGCTCCTCCCGCTCACCCCGATCAACGGTCTGAAGCTCCCCACCGGCGCCCAGCAGTAG
- a CDS encoding TIGR03936 family radical SAM-associated protein, translating into MQRVRIRYAKRGPLRFTSHRDFARAFERALRRAGVPIAFSQGFTPHPKISYASAAPTGVASEAEYLEIGLREQVDPAELRAALDAALSPGLDVLDAVVAAGGSLADRIEASHWRIELPEVDPAVLQRAVSAFTAAEEVLVERMTKQGRRTFDARAAVIRIDVIASPETPSGAPAVPCAILELVVRQVTPSVRPDDVLSGLRVVADLEPPVSPRVIRLAQGTLTAQDAIADPLDADRDGATIGER; encoded by the coding sequence GTGCAGCGGGTCCGGATCCGGTACGCCAAGCGCGGCCCGCTGCGTTTCACCTCGCACCGGGACTTCGCCCGGGCGTTCGAGCGGGCGCTGCGCCGGGCGGGCGTGCCGATCGCCTTCTCCCAGGGCTTCACCCCGCACCCCAAGATCTCGTACGCCAGCGCGGCCCCGACGGGCGTGGCGAGCGAGGCCGAGTACCTGGAGATCGGTCTCCGCGAGCAGGTGGACCCGGCGGAGCTGCGCGCCGCGCTCGACGCCGCCCTCTCGCCGGGTCTCGACGTGCTCGACGCCGTCGTGGCCGCCGGCGGGAGCCTTGCCGACCGGATCGAGGCGTCGCACTGGCGCATCGAGCTGCCCGAGGTCGACCCGGCCGTCCTGCAACGGGCGGTTTCCGCCTTCACGGCCGCCGAGGAGGTGCTGGTCGAGCGGATGACCAAGCAGGGCCGGCGCACCTTCGACGCCCGGGCCGCAGTGATTCGCATCGATGTGATCGCGTCGCCGGAGACGCCTTCCGGGGCACCGGCCGTACCGTGTGCGATACTCGAACTGGTCGTGCGGCAGGTCACCCCCTCCGTGCGGCCCGATGACGTCCTTTCCGGCCTCCGCGTGGTGGCCGACCTGGAGCCGCCGGTCTCGCCGAGGGTGATCCGGCTGGCACAGGGCACGCTGACCGCGCAGGATGCGATCGCGGATCCGTTGGACGCGGACCGCGACGGGGCAACCATCGGTGAACGCTGA